From the Bacteroidota bacterium genome, one window contains:
- a CDS encoding T9SS type A sorting domain-containing protein, with amino-acid sequence SLTIGQWYYISVDNHSSTSYKGTFSLSLANVLDYDWKDGAKDITDSIINNAGVWSSADAIYTTADGTQDEARGSCWNTGPNFNKWFKFKALFDTVTVEVKVAGSEGTMRYPYVALWNSSLSQLSCQRYSSSTSDLSITYNNLTVGDWYFISVDNYNSTSYIGTFTLCVDNESNIKNYYSNSNGNWSSNSTWLNSDNPGTTISSWDTVFISHTVTLNQNIDNIHGVLKVESGASLSGTNDIKVGFNGTFLVNASVTINELEINDGTLTNSADIILNDKFIIDGDITLNISDDITTDDLDVKNDAVFTVDNYITINDDITLSNDAEIKFDEDFINQGILSIASGCKLTANEDFTNNGTITNSGSIIFKKEFTNNSSKTFTNNSSLLLISNASGYSSLINNGTMNGSGESQFQLYLSGGDWHYISPPISNDSTNSLWGAAVYSYNEFTDSWQAHLRDEPLQSMKGYDVYYSSNTTVTFHGTFGSGSYSNSYLTYNNGGYNFVANPYPSTIDWDASSGWTKTYLDNAVYIWDPVSQNISTYIDGVSTNGGSRYIPPMQGFFVKCSTSGVNGTLGMTDAVRLHNSLASFRNENSSNVVKLKVESPNGLSDEVVVRFDNNSTKYFDGDFDAFKMRSYNFAVPQIYTKSEDAEELSINTLPEFSNEITIPLYSEFGFSGKYDIFIDKDQFTYSDIIYLEDLKENTIHDFDKGKYSFNANVNDNTKRFILHFIIKQKINDITSVDDENANNIKVFSYENNVFINLEKLEKSTISIYDICGKEIVSKQSEKGINKIVLDVKSGYYIVRVQSGDKNYSEKIFIK; translated from the coding sequence ACGAAGCAAGAGGTTCATGTTGGAATACAGGACCGAATTTTAATAAGTGGTTTAAATTTAAAGCACTTTTTGATACTGTTACTGTAGAAGTAAAAGTTGCTGGTTCAGAAGGAACAATGAGATATCCTTATGTTGCTTTGTGGAATTCTTCCTTATCACAACTTTCTTGTCAGCGATATTCTTCATCAACATCCGATCTTTCTATTACTTATAATAATCTAACTGTAGGAGATTGGTATTTTATTTCTGTGGATAATTATAACTCAACATCATATATAGGGACTTTTACTTTATGTGTTGATAATGAAAGCAATATTAAAAACTATTATTCAAACTCAAATGGAAATTGGAGTTCAAATAGCACTTGGCTAAATAGTGATAATCCGGGAACTACAATTTCATCTTGGGATACCGTTTTTATAAGTCATACTGTTACATTAAATCAGAATATTGATAATATACACGGAGTACTGAAAGTAGAATCAGGAGCTTCATTATCCGGAACTAATGATATAAAAGTTGGGTTTAATGGAACTTTCCTTGTTAATGCTTCAGTAACAATTAATGAATTAGAAATTAATGATGGAACATTAACAAATAGTGCAGATATTATTTTAAATGACAAATTTATTATTGATGGAGATATCACTTTAAATATTTCTGATGATATTACAACGGATGATTTAGATGTAAAGAATGATGCTGTGTTTACTGTTGATAATTATATTACAATTAATGATGATATAACATTAAGCAATGATGCGGAAATTAAATTTGATGAAGACTTTATAAATCAAGGAATACTATCAATAGCTTCAGGATGTAAATTAACAGCTAATGAAGATTTTACAAATAATGGAACAATAACGAATAGTGGTTCAATAATCTTTAAAAAAGAATTTACTAACAATTCTTCAAAAACTTTTACGAATAATAGTTCTTTATTATTGATTTCAAATGCAAGTGGATATTCTTCCTTAATAAATAATGGTACAATGAATGGTAGTGGAGAATCTCAATTTCAACTTTATCTTTCAGGAGGAGATTGGCACTATATTTCGCCTCCAATTTCAAATGATTCAACAAATTCATTGTGGGGTGCTGCGGTTTATTCCTATAATGAGTTTACAGATTCATGGCAAGCACACCTTAGAGATGAACCACTTCAATCAATGAAAGGATATGATGTTTATTATTCAAGCAATACTACTGTAACTTTTCACGGAACTTTTGGTAGTGGTAGCTATAGCAACTCATATTTAACTTACAACAATGGAGGATACAATTTTGTAGCTAATCCATATCCATCAACAATTGATTGGGACGCAAGTTCAGGTTGGACAAAAACATACCTTGATAACGCAGTTTATATTTGGGACCCTGTATCACAAAATATTTCAACCTACATAGATGGAGTATCAACAAATGGTGGAAGTAGGTATATTCCACCGATGCAAGGCTTTTTTGTAAAATGTAGTACTTCCGGTGTAAATGGTACTTTAGGGATGACTGATGCTGTGAGATTACATAACAGTTTAGCTTCTTTTAGAAATGAGAATTCAAGTAATGTTGTGAAATTAAAAGTTGAATCACCAAATGGTTTAAGTGATGAAGTTGTAGTTCGTTTTGATAATAATTCAACAAAATATTTTGATGGAGATTTTGATGCATTTAAAATGCGTAGTTATAATTTTGCTGTTCCTCAGATATATACAAAATCAGAAGATGCAGAGGAACTATCAATCAATACACTTCCTGAATTTTCAAATGAAATAACAATTCCCTTATATTCTGAATTCGGTTTTTCAGGGAAATATGATATTTTTATAGATAAAGACCAATTTACCTATTCAGACATTATTTATTTAGAAGACCTTAAAGAAAACACAATTCATGATTTTGATAAAGGAAAATATAGCTTTAATGCCAATGTAAATGATAATACCAAAAGGTTTATTTTACATTTTATAATTAAACAAAAAATAAATGATATAACTTCTGTTGATGATGAAAATGCTAATAATATAAAAGTATTTTCTTATGAAAATAATGTATTTATTAATTTAGAAAAATTAGAAAAATCAACTATTTCAATTTATGATATTTGTGGAAAAGAGATAGTTAGTAAGCAAAGCGAAAAAGGAATTAACAAAATTGTACTTGATGTAAAATCAGGATATTATATTGTAAGAGTACAAAGTGGAGATAAAAATTATTCGGAAAAGATATTTATAAAATAA